From Neomonachus schauinslandi chromosome 12, ASM220157v2, whole genome shotgun sequence, the proteins below share one genomic window:
- the CAV2 gene encoding caveolin-2 isoform X1, which translates to MGLETEKADVQLFMDDDAYSHHSGVDYADLDKFADSGSDRDPHRLNSHLKVGFEDVIAEPVSTHSSDKVWICSNALFEISKYVIYKFLTLFLAIPMAFAAGILFATLSCLHIWIIMPFVKTCLMVLPSVQTIWKSVTDVVIAPLCTSVGRSFSSVSLQLSHD; encoded by the exons ATGGGGCTGGAGACTGAGAAAGCAGACGTCCAGCTCTTCATGGACGACGATGCCTACAGCCACCACAGCGGCGTCGACTACGCGGACCTGGATAAGTTCGCGGACTCGGGCTCCGACCGGGATCCCCACCGGCTCAACTCGCATCTCAAG GTGGGCTTCGAGGATGTGATTGCAGAGCCGGTGTCTACACACTCCTCTGACAAAGTGTGGATTTGCAGCAATGCCCTCTTTGAAATCAGCAAATACGTGATCTATAAGTTCCTGACGTTGTTCCTGGCTATCCCCATGGCCTTCGCTGCAGGAATTCTCTTTGCCACCCTCAGCTGTCTGCACATCTG GATTATAATGCCTTTTGTAAAGACCTGCCTAATGGTCCTGCCTTCGGTGCAGACAATATGGAAGAGTGTAACAGATGTTGTCATTGCCCCATTGTGCACAAGTGTAGGACGCAGCTTCTCTTCTGTCAGCCTGCAACTGAGTCATGACTGA
- the CAV2 gene encoding caveolin-2 isoform X2, with product MGLETEKADVQLFMDDDAYSHHSGVDYADLDKFADSGSDRDPHRLNSHLKDYNAFCKDLPNGPAFGADNMEECNRCCHCPIVHKCRTQLLFCQPATES from the exons ATGGGGCTGGAGACTGAGAAAGCAGACGTCCAGCTCTTCATGGACGACGATGCCTACAGCCACCACAGCGGCGTCGACTACGCGGACCTGGATAAGTTCGCGGACTCGGGCTCCGACCGGGATCCCCACCGGCTCAACTCGCATCTCAAG GATTATAATGCCTTTTGTAAAGACCTGCCTAATGGTCCTGCCTTCGGTGCAGACAATATGGAAGAGTGTAACAGATGTTGTCATTGCCCCATTGTGCACAAGTGTAGGACGCAGCTTCTCTTCTGTCAGCCTGCAACTGAGTCATGA